One genomic region from Gemmobacter aquarius encodes:
- a CDS encoding response regulator: MPVSKRLLHVEDDEDIQMIARLVLVDLGGFEVLQCASGAEAVDKAAAFGPDLLLLDFMMPGMNGMATLKALRGIPGLGGVPAVFMTAKTLAVSDEDMAANGVVGVIGKPFDPVSLPAEISRYLGL; this comes from the coding sequence ATGCCAGTTTCGAAAAGACTTCTGCACGTCGAGGATGACGAGGATATCCAGATGATCGCCCGCTTGGTGCTGGTCGATCTGGGTGGGTTCGAGGTGCTGCAATGCGCTTCGGGGGCGGAAGCGGTCGACAAGGCTGCGGCGTTCGGGCCGGATTTGCTGCTTTTGGATTTCATGATGCCCGGGATGAACGGCATGGCGACACTGAAGGCGCTGCGCGGTATTCCGGGGCTGGGCGGGGTGCCTGCTGTGTTCATGACTGCAAAGACGCTTGCCGTGAGCGATGAGGATATGGCGGCGAACGGGGTCGTGGGCGTGATCGGCAAGCCGTTCGATCCGGTCAGCCTGCCCGCCGAGATCAGCAGGTATCTTGGGCTTTAG
- a CDS encoding helix-turn-helix domain-containing protein has translation MEDFDDSVLPRSKPAFDQDPHRVRELSERNLELAIGRSVRAFRRQQGMTVADLAAVTGLSIGMLSKIENGITSPSLTTLQILSHAFSTPITSFFRGFEERREVQHVKSGQHLEIERRGTRAGHQYHLLGHIGSNNSGVVVEPYLITLTASSDIFPTFQHDGIELLYMLEGEVQYRHGDKLFHLEPGDSLLFDADAQHGPEQLLKLPARYLSIISYPQA, from the coding sequence ATGGAAGATTTTGACGACTCCGTCCTGCCCCGTTCCAAGCCCGCCTTCGACCAAGACCCGCACCGTGTGCGCGAGCTTTCGGAACGCAATCTCGAACTTGCCATAGGCCGCTCGGTCCGCGCCTTCCGCCGCCAGCAGGGCATGACCGTGGCCGACCTTGCCGCCGTCACCGGCCTGTCGATCGGGATGCTGTCCAAGATCGAAAACGGCATCACCTCGCCCTCGCTCACCACCCTGCAAATCCTGAGCCACGCCTTTTCCACGCCCATCACCTCCTTCTTCCGCGGGTTCGAGGAACGGCGCGAGGTGCAGCACGTCAAATCCGGCCAACACCTTGAAATCGAACGTCGCGGCACGCGCGCGGGGCACCAGTATCACCTGCTCGGCCATATCGGGTCGAACAATTCCGGCGTGGTCGTCGAACCCTACCTGATCACCCTGACCGCCTCATCCGACATCTTCCCCACCTTCCAGCATGACGGCATCGAACTGCTCTATATGCTGGAGGGAGAGGTGCAGTATCGCCACGGCGACAAGCTGTTCCATCTTGAACCGGGCGATAGCCTCCTCTTCGACGCCGACGCCCAGCACGGCCCCGAACAGCTTCTCAAACTGCCCGCGCGCTATCTCTCGATCATTTCCTACCCGCAGGCCTAG
- a CDS encoding Hpt domain-containing protein: MQFNTLPPEALAPIRDRFLVALRDRESRVQHAVATASTGEPAVLLDDIHKIRGVAPMLGMARLGALAADAEDRLEAWLNASFAPPRMPDDLQSCLRALHHAMREALD; the protein is encoded by the coding sequence ATGCAGTTCAATACATTGCCACCCGAAGCTCTCGCCCCGATCCGTGACCGTTTCCTTGTCGCCCTGCGCGACCGCGAATCCCGTGTCCAGCATGCCGTGGCGACGGCAAGCACGGGCGAACCCGCGGTTCTTCTCGACGATATCCACAAGATCCGCGGCGTGGCCCCGATGCTCGGGATGGCGCGGTTGGGCGCTCTGGCGGCCGATGCCGAAGACCGGCTCGAAGCCTGGCTGAACGCGTCCTTCGCCCCCCCGCGCATGCCCGACGACCTGCAGTCCTGCCTTCGGGCGCTGCATCACGCCATGCGCGAAGCCCTCGATTGA
- a CDS encoding sarcosine oxidase subunit beta family protein: MRYSGFRVIREALTGHKGWGHAWRDATPQASYDYIIVGGGGHGLATAYYLAKEFRQSRIAVVEKGWIGGGNVGRNTTIIRSNYLLDGNEPFYEFSLKLWEGLEQDFNYNAMVSQRGIINLFHTDAQRDAYTRRGNAMIMHGADAELLNRDQVRALYPFLNFDNARFPIKGALAQRRGGTVRHDAVAWGYARGASDRGVDIIQNCEVTGIRRENGRVTGIDTTRGFIGAKKVGVAVAGNSSTVMAKADMRLPIESHVLQAFVSEGLKPVIDGVMTYGAGHFYVSQSDKGGLVFGGDIDGYNSYAQRGNMPVVEDVAEGGMSLMPMIGRARLLRSWGGIMDMSMDGSPIIDKTDIDGLYFNGGWCYGGFKATPASGWCFAHLLATDRPHPTATAYRFDRFRKGLMIDEKGQGAQPNLH, translated from the coding sequence ATGCGATATTCAGGCTTCCGCGTGATCCGCGAGGCGCTTACCGGACACAAGGGCTGGGGCCATGCATGGCGCGACGCCACCCCGCAGGCATCGTATGACTACATCATCGTCGGCGGCGGCGGCCACGGCCTTGCGACCGCCTATTACCTCGCCAAGGAATTCCGCCAGTCGCGCATCGCCGTGGTCGAAAAGGGCTGGATCGGCGGCGGCAACGTTGGCCGCAACACCACGATCATCCGCTCCAACTATCTGCTCGACGGCAACGAACCCTTCTACGAATTCTCGCTCAAACTATGGGAGGGGCTGGAGCAGGACTTCAACTACAACGCCATGGTCAGCCAGCGCGGCATCATCAACCTGTTCCACACCGATGCACAGCGCGACGCTTATACCCGTCGCGGCAATGCCATGATCATGCACGGCGCCGATGCCGAGCTTCTCAACCGCGATCAGGTCCGCGCGCTTTACCCCTTCCTCAACTTCGACAACGCCCGCTTCCCGATCAAGGGCGCATTGGCACAACGTCGCGGCGGCACCGTCCGGCACGATGCGGTCGCTTGGGGCTATGCGCGCGGCGCGTCCGACCGTGGCGTCGACATCATCCAGAACTGCGAAGTCACCGGCATCCGCCGCGAAAACGGCCGCGTCACCGGCATCGACACCACGCGCGGCTTCATCGGCGCCAAAAAGGTCGGCGTCGCCGTCGCGGGCAATTCCTCGACCGTCATGGCAAAGGCCGACATGCGCCTGCCCATCGAAAGCCATGTGCTGCAAGCCTTCGTGTCCGAGGGCCTCAAACCCGTGATCGACGGCGTGATGACCTATGGCGCAGGCCATTTCTACGTCAGCCAGTCCGACAAGGGCGGTCTGGTGTTCGGCGGCGATATCGACGGCTACAATTCCTACGCCCAACGCGGCAACATGCCCGTGGTCGAAGACGTGGCCGAAGGCGGCATGTCCCTGATGCCGATGATCGGCCGCGCCCGCCTCTTGCGTTCGTGGGGCGGGATCATGGATATGTCGATGGACGGATCGCCGATCATCGACAAGACCGACATCGACGGGCTCTATTTCAACGGCGGCTGGTGTTACGGCGGCTTCAAGGCCACCCCCGCCTCGGGATGGTGCTTCGCGCACCTGCTCGCCACCGACCGACCCCACCCCACCGCCACCGCCTACCGCTTCGACCGCTTCCGCAAGGGGTTGATGATCGACGAAAAGGGCCAGGGCGCCCAGCCGAACCTGCACTAA
- a CDS encoding sarcosine oxidase subunit gamma, with protein sequence MADLILKPLTPLGSDTPASITIGPVTITEVTNTALASLAARRGQTIADAAKAAGIPLPAPGRAEQAATYAAFWLGPDQWMVEAPYDTHEDITAILKPVFAETASLTEQTDAWARFDVNGDRLAAMFERMCNFDIATQSAGAATRTMMEHLGVYIVVRAPNHISVLGPRSSAASLHHALATAAKSAF encoded by the coding sequence GTGGCTGACCTCATCCTCAAACCCCTCACCCCGCTCGGGTCCGACACCCCCGCCAGCATCACCATAGGCCCCGTCACCATCACCGAAGTGACCAATACGGCGCTGGCCTCCCTCGCCGCCCGCAGGGGCCAGACCATAGCCGATGCAGCCAAAGCCGCAGGCATCCCCCTCCCCGCCCCCGGCCGCGCCGAACAGGCGGCAACCTACGCAGCATTCTGGCTCGGCCCCGACCAGTGGATGGTCGAGGCCCCCTACGACACCCACGAAGACATCACCGCGATCCTGAAACCCGTCTTCGCCGAGACCGCCAGCCTTACCGAACAGACCGACGCATGGGCCCGCTTCGACGTAAACGGCGACCGCCTCGCCGCAATGTTCGAACGCATGTGCAACTTCGACATCGCCACACAAAGCGCAGGGGCCGCCACCCGCACCATGATGGAACACCTCGGCGTCTACATCGTTGTCCGCGCCCCGAACCACATCAGCGTCCTCGGCCCCCGCTCTTCGGCGGCCAGCCTCCACCACGCCCTCGCCACAGCCGCCAAAAGCGCCTTCTGA
- a CDS encoding sarcosine oxidase subunit alpha family protein, which translates to MTQKNRIPGGQIDRSRTLSFTFDGKSYAGHPGDTLASALLANGVRLMGRSFKYHRPRGPLSAGSEEPNAIVQLRSGARQEPNTRATVAELFDGLTATSQNRFPSLAFDLMGVNDLLSPFFAAGFYYKTFMWPAKFWEKVYEPIIRHAAGLGSLSKQDDPDDYDKGFLHCDLLIIGAGPAGLSAALTAGRAGARVILTDEDFRMGGRLNAETFALGDQSGADWAAATVTELAQMPNVRLMPRTTTLGAMDHGIYSAVERVSDHLAIPAAGKPRQTLWRIYSARALLTAGAIERPIAFENNDRPGIMLAGALRAYSNRWAAAAGDRVAVFTNNDDGLRTATDLQAKGIDIAAVIDTRTGGPLLPGIRHLQGAEVTGSAGRLGLSAITIRHANGRSETLNVSALGVSGGWNPNLNISSHHRGRPVWNDTLAAFTPGPTGPVGLTAAGAATGQMSTHAALHSGADAAIAALSDLGRTATKPDLPTAEDAPLNLSPKWYVQGKGRAWVDQQNDVTVKDVKLAHQENFVSVEHLKRYTTLGMATDQGKTGNILGLAVMAELTGKSIPETGTTIYRPPYTPVALGALGGRSRGHDFKPTRLTPSHKWASEQGAIFVEVGMWLRAQWFPKPGETTWRQSVDREVLATRQSVGICDVTTLGKIDIQGTDAGAFLDKVYANTFSTLAVGKVRYGLMLREDGIVMDDGTTARLGQNEYVTTTTTANAVPVFRHMEYVRQCLYPDMDVQLISTTEAWAQYSVAGPNARKLLQKLVDQDISDAAFPYMACGNITVKGTRARLFRISFSGELAYEIAVPTRYGDAMIRALMEAGREFDAVAYGTESLGVMRVEKGHVAGNELNGQTTALNMGLGKMVSKKKDAIGMILSQREGLTAEDGLRIVGVKPVDPTQPLTAGSHFLGQGKAAIAANDDGWLTSVVYSPHVGSSIALGYLKNGSARIGERLRAVNLLAKTEVEVEIVSPHFVDPEGDRLRG; encoded by the coding sequence ATGACCCAAAAGAACCGCATCCCCGGCGGCCAGATCGACCGCTCGCGCACGCTTAGCTTCACCTTTGACGGCAAAAGTTACGCCGGCCACCCCGGCGACACGCTGGCCTCGGCGCTCCTTGCCAACGGCGTCCGCCTGATGGGCCGCAGCTTCAAATACCACCGCCCGCGCGGCCCCCTCTCGGCAGGGTCCGAGGAACCCAACGCCATCGTGCAGCTTCGCAGCGGCGCACGGCAAGAACCCAACACCCGCGCCACCGTGGCCGAGCTTTTCGATGGCCTCACCGCCACCAGCCAGAACCGCTTTCCGTCGCTCGCCTTCGACCTGATGGGCGTCAACGACCTTTTGTCGCCCTTCTTCGCGGCGGGCTTTTACTACAAAACCTTCATGTGGCCCGCGAAATTCTGGGAAAAGGTTTATGAGCCGATCATCCGCCACGCCGCAGGCCTTGGGTCGCTCTCGAAACAAGACGACCCCGACGACTACGACAAGGGCTTCTTGCACTGCGACCTCCTGATCATCGGCGCAGGCCCCGCAGGCCTGTCAGCCGCCCTGACCGCTGGCCGCGCCGGTGCCCGCGTCATCCTCACCGATGAAGACTTCCGCATGGGCGGCCGCCTCAACGCCGAAACCTTCGCCTTGGGCGACCAGTCCGGCGCAGACTGGGCCGCTGCGACCGTTACCGAACTGGCGCAAATGCCCAACGTCCGGCTCATGCCCCGCACCACCACGCTGGGCGCGATGGACCACGGCATCTATTCGGCGGTCGAGCGTGTCTCCGACCACCTCGCCATCCCCGCCGCCGGAAAACCGCGCCAGACCCTCTGGCGCATCTACTCCGCCCGCGCCCTGCTCACCGCAGGTGCCATAGAACGCCCCATCGCGTTTGAAAACAACGACCGCCCCGGCATCATGCTGGCAGGGGCGCTGCGCGCCTATTCCAACCGTTGGGCTGCCGCCGCAGGCGACCGCGTCGCCGTCTTCACCAACAACGACGACGGCCTTCGCACCGCCACCGACCTGCAAGCCAAAGGCATCGACATCGCCGCCGTGATCGACACCCGCACCGGCGGCCCGCTCCTGCCCGGCATCCGCCACCTGCAAGGGGCCGAAGTCACCGGCAGCGCCGGACGCCTTGGCCTGTCCGCCATCACCATCCGCCATGCGAACGGTCGTTCGGAAACCCTGAACGTCTCCGCCCTCGGCGTCTCGGGCGGCTGGAACCCCAACCTCAACATCTCCAGCCACCACCGCGGCCGCCCCGTCTGGAACGACACGCTCGCCGCCTTCACCCCCGGCCCGACCGGCCCCGTTGGCCTGACCGCTGCCGGAGCCGCCACAGGCCAAATGTCCACCCACGCCGCCCTGCACAGCGGGGCCGATGCCGCCATCGCCGCCCTCTCCGACCTCGGCCGCACGGCAACCAAGCCCGACCTTCCCACCGCCGAAGACGCCCCCCTGAACCTGTCACCCAAATGGTATGTGCAGGGCAAAGGCCGCGCATGGGTCGACCAGCAAAACGACGTCACCGTAAAAGACGTCAAACTGGCGCACCAAGAAAACTTCGTCTCGGTCGAGCACCTCAAACGCTACACCACCCTTGGCATGGCGACCGATCAGGGCAAGACCGGCAACATCCTCGGCCTTGCGGTCATGGCCGAACTCACCGGAAAATCCATCCCCGAAACCGGCACCACAATCTACCGCCCGCCCTACACCCCCGTCGCCTTGGGCGCTTTGGGCGGACGCTCGCGCGGCCACGACTTCAAACCCACCCGCCTGACCCCCAGCCACAAATGGGCCAGCGAACAGGGCGCGATCTTCGTCGAGGTCGGCATGTGGCTCCGCGCCCAATGGTTCCCCAAACCGGGCGAAACCACATGGCGCCAATCCGTCGACCGCGAAGTGCTGGCCACGCGGCAATCGGTCGGCATCTGCGACGTCACCACCCTCGGCAAGATCGACATTCAGGGCACCGATGCAGGCGCCTTCCTCGACAAAGTTTACGCCAACACGTTCTCGACCCTCGCCGTGGGCAAGGTCCGCTACGGCCTAATGCTGCGCGAAGACGGCATCGTGATGGATGACGGCACCACCGCCCGTCTGGGCCAAAACGAATACGTCACCACCACCACCACCGCCAACGCGGTCCCGGTGTTCCGGCACATGGAATACGTCCGCCAATGCCTCTACCCCGACATGGACGTGCAACTGATCTCGACGACCGAGGCTTGGGCGCAATACTCCGTAGCAGGCCCCAACGCCCGCAAACTCCTGCAAAAGCTGGTCGATCAAGACATCTCCGACGCCGCCTTCCCCTACATGGCCTGCGGCAATATCACCGTCAAAGGCACCCGCGCGCGGCTCTTCCGCATCTCCTTCTCGGGCGAACTCGCCTATGAAATCGCCGTCCCCACCCGCTACGGCGATGCGATGATCCGCGCACTGATGGAGGCGGGTCGCGAATTCGACGCGGTCGCCTACGGCACCGAATCCCTCGGCGTCATGCGCGTCGAAAAGGGCCACGTGGCAGGCAACGAACTCAACGGCCAGACCACCGCGCTCAACATGGGGCTGGGCAAGATGGTGTCGAAGAAGAAAGACGCCATCGGCATGATCCTGTCGCAGCGCGAAGGGCTAACGGCCGAGGACGGCCTGCGCATCGTCGGCGTCAAACCGGTCGACCCCACCCAACCCCTCACCGCAGGCTCGCACTTCCTCGGCCAAGGCAAGGCCGCCATCGCGGCCAACGACGACGGCTGGCTCACCTCGGTGGTCTATTCCCCCCACGTCGGCTCGTCCATCGCGCTCGGCTACCTCAAGAACGGCTCGGCCCGCATCGGCGAACGCCTGCGCGCCGTGAACCTGCTTGCGAAGACCGAGGTCGAGGTCGAAATCGTCTCGCCCCATTTCGTCGATCCCGAAGGAGACCGCCTCCGTGGCTGA
- a CDS encoding sensor histidine kinase — translation MTVAQGDGSTHRGLRMTLALWMRRVGRHTLRFEAGSTRLEKQVRDYSGGGLALFWKRQGIYAGAAFLCSYYYSFQISVLCYLFIQITEFYDTGLSLRIRTWKGGSLRQARRYRNLLLLSSVFSSTAICVFISLVARMEGVGNHFMPLFFLFAAGLFAAVNNHQIPQILYLRLAMYIAVFLYIPIKDLWVVNPPLTSVLWLQLATCIYVLFFVVECSTIFLGFYRRGLDQLDALRLERDRVQAAYDVKSQFVSVVSHELRTPLTSINGALGLLRTGAYAGDPEKARSILEVAHKNSMRLSALINDLLDLQKLEAGHMSYSFDRIDLPDLVEESIESISGFAETYGVKLEFTAPPTAVFISADRARIQQVLDNLLSNAVKFSHRGGTVEIRLETTANGTRLHVRDHGTGIPEGAREKVFGKFSQVDSSDRRAHGGTGLGLAIAQEIMQAHGGSIDYTSQIGKGTTFTIDFPQDVQ, via the coding sequence GTGACGGTCGCGCAAGGCGACGGCAGCACCCATCGGGGCCTGCGGATGACGCTTGCGCTCTGGATGCGCCGCGTCGGACGCCACACCCTGCGCTTCGAGGCCGGATCGACCCGCCTCGAAAAGCAGGTGCGCGACTATTCCGGCGGGGGGCTCGCGCTCTTCTGGAAACGGCAGGGCATCTATGCCGGTGCGGCCTTCCTGTGCAGCTACTACTACAGCTTCCAGATTTCGGTGCTCTGCTACCTCTTCATCCAGATCACCGAATTCTACGACACCGGCCTGTCGCTCCGCATCCGCACCTGGAAGGGCGGCAGCCTCCGGCAGGCCCGCCGCTACCGCAACCTCCTCTTGCTCAGCTCGGTCTTCTCATCGACCGCGATCTGCGTCTTCATCTCGCTCGTGGCAAGGATGGAAGGGGTGGGCAACCACTTCATGCCGCTCTTCTTCCTCTTCGCCGCCGGACTGTTCGCCGCGGTCAACAACCACCAGATCCCCCAGATCCTGTATCTGCGTCTGGCGATGTATATCGCCGTCTTCCTTTATATTCCGATCAAGGACCTGTGGGTCGTCAACCCGCCACTGACCTCGGTCTTGTGGTTGCAACTGGCCACCTGCATCTATGTCCTGTTCTTCGTCGTCGAATGTTCCACCATCTTCCTCGGCTTTTACCGCCGCGGTCTTGACCAGCTCGACGCGCTGCGCCTCGAACGTGACCGCGTGCAGGCCGCCTACGACGTGAAATCGCAATTCGTCTCGGTGGTCAGCCACGAACTCCGCACCCCCCTCACCTCGATCAACGGCGCCCTTGGCCTCTTGCGGACCGGCGCCTATGCGGGCGACCCCGAAAAGGCCCGCAGCATCCTCGAGGTGGCGCATAAGAATTCGATGCGGCTCTCGGCGCTGATCAACGATCTTCTCGACCTGCAAAAGCTGGAAGCGGGGCACATGTCCTACAGCTTCGACCGCATCGACCTGCCCGATCTGGTCGAGGAATCCATCGAAAGCATCTCGGGCTTTGCCGAAACCTACGGGGTGAAACTCGAATTCACCGCCCCCCCGACCGCGGTTTTCATCAGCGCAGACCGCGCCCGCATCCAGCAGGTGCTCGACAATCTTCTGTCCAACGCGGTAAAATTCTCGCATCGCGGCGGCACGGTCGAGATACGCCTCGAAACCACTGCCAACGGAACGCGGCTCCATGTGCGCGACCACGGCACGGGCATCCCCGAAGGCGCACGCGAAAAGGTGTTCGGCAAATTCAGTCAGGTCGACAGCTCCGACCGCCGCGCCCATGGCGGAACCGGCCTTGGCCTCGCCATCGCGCAAGAGATCATGCAAGCCCATGGCGGAAGCATCGATTACACCAGCCAGATCGGCAAAGGCACGACCTTCACCATAGACTTTCCACAAGACGTACAGTGA
- a CDS encoding sarcosine oxidase subunit delta produces MIINHPLLGPRDAQEFTYLGDAALIDRPDGMAYPTPDAAQDAFHDYLYQRANPAGEHRELWYHEQGDRSWLVVTRNTVTHEITAVDLARDVARAQGRSK; encoded by the coding sequence ATGATCATCAACCACCCCCTCCTCGGCCCCCGCGACGCGCAGGAATTCACCTACCTCGGTGACGCTGCCCTGATAGACCGCCCCGATGGCATGGCCTATCCGACCCCTGACGCCGCGCAGGATGCATTCCACGACTACCTCTACCAACGCGCCAACCCCGCAGGCGAACACCGCGAGTTGTGGTATCACGAACAGGGCGACCGCTCGTGGCTTGTCGTCACGCGCAACACCGTCACCCATGAAATCACCGCCGTAGACCTCGCCCGCGATGTGGCCCGCGCACAGGGGCGCAGCAAATGA
- a CDS encoding DMT family transporter, translated as MDALLLGLGAALLWGFHDFTVRIIGARINPLVLLAGVFLTGVVVLAPFTSGSDWASLRGTSLALALLAGVAYTGAGYGLYRAFAIGPVYLVAPICGAFPLISVGLELARGGSAGLATWAGAVVILGGIALVARSADHGDMAGSRNEAIGWAVLGCFGFAFTFALSQWASESGAHLPVTLTARITASLTALAAIAFFRPAITPTLRAWRPMLLMGVLDVGALTLVTLAGGMANSEYASVAASIFGVVTILLAWRFLGERLGPVQWLGCLLVFSGIVVLGLSGHGGHG; from the coding sequence ATGGACGCGCTGCTGCTTGGCCTCGGGGCCGCCCTTCTGTGGGGCTTTCACGATTTCACCGTCCGCATCATCGGCGCGCGGATCAATCCGCTCGTCCTGCTGGCAGGGGTATTCCTGACCGGCGTGGTCGTGCTTGCCCCCTTCACCTCGGGCAGCGATTGGGCCAGCCTGCGCGGAACCAGCCTCGCCCTCGCCCTGCTTGCAGGGGTCGCCTACACCGGCGCGGGCTACGGGCTTTACCGCGCCTTCGCCATCGGTCCGGTCTATCTGGTCGCCCCGATCTGCGGCGCATTCCCGCTGATCTCGGTCGGCCTCGAACTCGCACGTGGCGGCAGCGCGGGCCTTGCCACATGGGCGGGCGCCGTGGTCATCCTCGGCGGCATCGCGCTTGTCGCCCGCAGCGCAGACCATGGAGACATGGCAGGCAGCCGGAACGAAGCAATCGGCTGGGCTGTGCTCGGCTGCTTCGGCTTTGCCTTCACCTTCGCGCTGTCGCAATGGGCGTCCGAAAGCGGCGCACACCTGCCCGTCACGCTGACCGCCCGCATCACGGCAAGCCTCACAGCCCTCGCGGCAATCGCCTTTTTCCGCCCCGCCATCACCCCCACCCTGCGTGCATGGCGGCCCATGCTGCTGATGGGCGTGCTCGATGTCGGCGCGCTCACCCTCGTCACCCTCGCAGGCGGCATGGCCAATTCCGAATACGCCTCGGTCGCGGCCTCGATCTTCGGGGTTGTCACCATCCTGCTCGCATGGCGCTTCCTTGGCGAAAGGCTCGGCCCCGTCCAGTGGCTCGGCTGCCTTCTGGTCTTTTCCGGCATCGTCGTCCTTGGCCTGTCGGGTCATGGCGGGCATGGCTGA
- a CDS encoding acyl-homoserine-lactone synthase, translated as MLTTTLSFTNIHHHGDLFVNLLKARRECFILRHNWNLPQVEGMEFDQYDTPASRWIAVHEGGEVLAGVRLTPTTARVGMYTYMIRDAQRGMLESIPSNLLDFEAPVDPLVWEGSRVFVSQRVPAQLRIKVQTDLMYEMVRSARELGAQTMLGLVPAVWPRWISRLHLRAEPAGPPLMIDGVQVQVAMMKLGQAMH; from the coding sequence ATGCTGACGACCACGCTGTCATTCACCAATATCCACCATCACGGCGATCTTTTCGTCAATCTTCTCAAGGCCCGGCGCGAGTGTTTCATTTTGCGCCACAACTGGAATCTGCCTCAGGTCGAGGGGATGGAGTTCGACCAGTACGACACCCCCGCAAGCCGCTGGATCGCGGTGCATGAAGGGGGCGAGGTTCTGGCGGGTGTGCGGCTGACGCCGACCACCGCCCGTGTGGGCATGTATACCTATATGATCCGCGACGCGCAGCGCGGGATGCTGGAATCGATCCCTTCGAACCTGCTCGATTTCGAGGCGCCGGTCGATCCCTTGGTCTGGGAGGGAAGCCGCGTCTTCGTCTCGCAGCGGGTGCCCGCCCAACTGCGGATCAAGGTGCAGACGGATCTGATGTACGAGATGGTCAGATCGGCCCGCGAGTTGGGGGCGCAGACCATGCTGGGGCTGGTGCCGGCGGTCTGGCCGCGCTGGATATCGCGTCTGCACCTGCGGGCCGAACCGGCGGGGCCACCGCTGATGATCGACGGGGTGCAAGTGCAGGTCGCGATGATGAAACTGGGTCAGGCGATGCATTAG
- a CDS encoding GlxA family transcriptional regulator, with amino-acid sequence MMLETGKAEVTLGFLLFPGFPMACLTSAIEPLRAANEITGRKVFGWKLIGEDKAPVQSSAEVRFDPDLALADAAGLDCLFLLSMPQSTFAKPKASMAQIRWMDRCGVILGGFSGGVFPLVRAGVMGGRTVSVHWCYEAAFRSEFSDVEASQSVIVRERRRHTASGAGAVFDMMLHMIEERLGRETMTEVACWFQHPFVRSDDTSQKVPAQKVGGTDDMLPEPVRVAVQVFADHIEDPVRIADVADAVGMSERHLERVFKLATGQSPLQYYRLMRLKKARQKVLYSTQTITQIAISVGYASSTPMTRHYAEAFGVYPADERRRLVGMRGLAGAMSPSE; translated from the coding sequence ATGATGCTGGAAACGGGCAAAGCCGAGGTGACGTTGGGGTTCTTGCTGTTCCCCGGCTTTCCGATGGCCTGTCTGACCTCGGCCATCGAACCGTTGCGGGCGGCCAATGAAATCACGGGGCGCAAGGTGTTCGGCTGGAAGCTGATCGGTGAGGACAAAGCGCCGGTGCAGTCGAGTGCCGAGGTGCGGTTCGACCCCGATCTGGCGCTGGCCGATGCGGCGGGGCTGGACTGTCTTTTCCTGCTTTCCATGCCGCAATCGACCTTTGCCAAGCCCAAGGCGTCGATGGCGCAGATCAGGTGGATGGATCGCTGCGGGGTGATCTTGGGCGGGTTTTCCGGCGGGGTGTTCCCGCTGGTGCGGGCGGGGGTGATGGGCGGACGGACAGTTTCGGTGCATTGGTGCTACGAGGCTGCGTTCCGGTCGGAGTTTTCCGATGTCGAGGCGTCACAATCGGTGATCGTGCGGGAACGGCGGCGGCATACGGCGAGTGGTGCCGGGGCGGTTTTCGACATGATGCTGCATATGATCGAGGAAAGGCTGGGCCGCGAGACGATGACCGAGGTGGCCTGCTGGTTCCAGCATCCCTTTGTGCGGTCGGATGACACGAGCCAGAAGGTTCCGGCGCAAAAGGTGGGCGGGACGGATGACATGCTGCCCGAACCGGTGCGCGTGGCGGTGCAGGTCTTTGCCGACCATATCGAAGACCCCGTCCGGATCGCCGATGTGGCTGATGCGGTGGGGATGTCGGAACGGCATCTGGAGCGGGTGTTCAAACTGGCGACGGGCCAAAGCCCCCTGCAGTATTACCGCCTGATGCGGCTGAAGAAGGCGCGGCAGAAGGTGCTTTATTCCACCCAGACCATCACCCAGATCGCGATTTCGGTGGGCTACGCCAGTTCCACGCCCATGACGCGGCATTATGCCGAGGCCTTTGGCGTCTATCCCGCCGACGAGCGGCGGCGGCTGGTGGGGATGCGGGGGCTTGCGGGGGCGATGTCGCCGAGCGAGTAG